A DNA window from Pontiella agarivorans contains the following coding sequences:
- a CDS encoding adenine phosphoribosyltransferase, with protein MKKISDGIRTITDFPKPGIEFKDITTLLSDGELFRMTIDTFAERYRNEHIDMVVGVEARGFIFASALAYVLGAGTCLVRKPGKLPHTVHRESYELEYGTDSVEIHQDAFEPGQRIVVIDDILATGGTVGATAKLISNNFEVEIVELAFLLELGFLNGRKKLGNHKVFSLVKS; from the coding sequence ATGAAAAAGATCAGCGACGGCATCCGCACCATTACCGACTTTCCCAAACCCGGGATTGAATTCAAAGACATCACCACCCTGCTCAGCGATGGCGAACTCTTCCGAATGACCATCGATACCTTCGCGGAACGCTACCGGAATGAGCATATCGATATGGTGGTCGGCGTCGAAGCACGCGGTTTTATCTTTGCCTCGGCCCTTGCATACGTACTTGGGGCAGGAACCTGTCTGGTCCGAAAACCCGGCAAACTGCCCCACACCGTCCATCGTGAATCGTATGAACTTGAATACGGCACCGATTCCGTGGAAATCCATCAGGATGCCTTTGAGCCCGGCCAACGCATTGTGGTGATTGATGACATCCTCGCTACCGGCGGAACCGTTGGCGCTACCGCCAAGCTGATCAGCAACAACTTTGAAGTCGAAATCGTGGAACTCGCCTTCTTGCTGGAACTCGGCTTTTTGAACGGCCGCAAGAAACTCGGAAATCACAAGGTGTTCTCGCTCGTTAAATCATAG
- a CDS encoding PQQ-dependent sugar dehydrogenase, protein MKITLLYSLLLYAAAAAGATTEKLYQKHCSHCHGTKFQGGNAQSLIDGIWQFGDADGAIQRNIKFGITHLGMPAYENTLSDKEIRDLVSFLRKAESAAEPVPLPLPAYLQTLDYQINVEVFAEGLDIPWDIAFLDKDTALITERSGALRVYADGHLFSKPVEGTPEVVAEGQGGLLAVAFDPDYTDEGNQWVYLAYSHGLEIGPNGRKAPAMTRIVRGRIDGNLWKDEEVIFEAPHETYRTTRHHYGTRIVFDKNKDLYFSIGDRGTGMHAQDPARPNGKIHRIHRDGKIPRNNPYRRTKDAIKSICSLGNRNPQGLAFHPETGELWASEHGPLGGDEINVIKAGKNYGWPVISYGRNYNGSIITELTHKEGMEQPIWYWNPSTAVCGIDFYSGDLFPKWNNKLIVGALKYEDVRILSIEGHRVMHEEVILKNAGRVRDVCCGPDGAVYIVLNSPGIILKLTPKK, encoded by the coding sequence ATGAAAATAACGTTACTCTACAGCCTGCTCCTCTATGCCGCAGCCGCCGCCGGAGCAACAACCGAAAAACTCTACCAGAAACATTGCTCGCATTGCCACGGTACCAAGTTCCAGGGCGGTAATGCTCAGAGCCTGATCGACGGCATCTGGCAGTTCGGCGATGCCGACGGTGCCATCCAGCGAAACATCAAATTCGGCATTACCCATCTCGGCATGCCGGCTTATGAAAACACGCTGTCCGATAAAGAAATCCGAGATCTCGTCTCTTTTCTGCGGAAAGCGGAATCCGCCGCAGAACCCGTCCCTCTGCCGTTGCCCGCTTATCTCCAGACTCTGGATTATCAAATTAATGTGGAAGTTTTTGCCGAAGGACTCGACATTCCGTGGGATATCGCTTTTCTGGATAAGGACACCGCCCTGATCACCGAACGCTCCGGTGCGCTGCGCGTTTATGCCGACGGTCACCTCTTTTCCAAACCGGTCGAAGGCACCCCCGAAGTCGTTGCCGAAGGCCAGGGCGGGCTGCTTGCCGTCGCTTTCGATCCCGACTATACAGACGAAGGTAACCAATGGGTCTATCTGGCCTACAGCCATGGTCTCGAAATCGGCCCCAACGGCCGTAAGGCGCCGGCCATGACCCGGATTGTACGTGGCCGCATCGACGGTAACCTCTGGAAAGACGAAGAGGTGATTTTCGAGGCACCGCACGAAACCTACCGCACCACCCGTCACCACTACGGCACGCGGATTGTTTTCGATAAAAACAAAGACCTCTATTTTTCCATCGGAGATCGCGGCACCGGTATGCATGCTCAGGATCCGGCACGGCCCAACGGAAAAATCCACCGCATTCACCGCGATGGCAAAATTCCGCGAAATAACCCCTACCGCCGCACCAAAGATGCAATCAAATCCATCTGTTCTCTCGGCAACCGCAATCCGCAGGGCCTTGCCTTTCATCCTGAAACCGGCGAACTCTGGGCCTCCGAACACGGACCGCTCGGCGGCGATGAAATCAACGTCATCAAAGCCGGAAAAAACTATGGCTGGCCCGTGATTTCGTACGGCCGGAATTACAACGGATCCATCATCACCGAGCTCACCCATAAAGAGGGTATGGAACAGCCCATCTGGTACTGGAACCCCTCCACCGCCGTCTGCGGAATCGATTTTTATTCCGGGGATCTGTTTCCGAAATGGAACAACAAACTGATCGTCGGCGCACTCAAATACGAAGACGTCCGCATCCTCAGTATTGAAGGGCACCGCGTCATGCACGAAGAGGTTATCCTCAAAAACGCCGGCCGCGTCCGCGACGTCTGCTGCGGCCCCGACGGCGCCGTCTACATCGTGCTCAACAGCCCCGGAATCATCCTCAAGCTGACGCCGAAGAAATAG
- the creD gene encoding cell envelope integrity protein CreD, protein MRKNMVLKLLVLFLISMGMLIALSSIDGLARERKDRSAAVQRNIAESYARSQRIIGPVFTVQFRECWNERKYNRETDTWYEEELSADRIHVVYPARYAYSGKMEVEERYRGIFKANIFQTEGAIEGEVVFPEWESLRTRQGSGLELLSVEAHMILSDLRGLTRVPAFFWQDKTLEIEPGSELDFAGSGIHTTLPESAELFGARFGFEVELAVHGMGEVTFVPVGDQNCIRLSSAWPHPSFTGDFLATERTVSENGFSAEWNVNGLASTVQQDLSHARKGRLQEMGVSLMDPVNVYSLTDRALKYGFLFIFITFAAFFLFEMLAALRIHPVQYVFVGLAQAVFFLLLLSLSEHIGYGFSYLTATVATVLLITVYLCHVLCGVGRGGLFGGLLLLLYGVLYALLQSEDHALVAGSALVFGLIALTMMLTRKVDWYTLSAKSGQP, encoded by the coding sequence ATGCGTAAAAATATGGTCCTGAAATTGTTGGTGCTCTTCCTGATTTCGATGGGGATGCTGATTGCGCTGTCGTCGATCGACGGCCTGGCGCGGGAGCGAAAGGACCGGTCGGCCGCGGTGCAACGGAATATTGCGGAAAGCTATGCGCGGAGTCAGCGGATCATCGGGCCGGTTTTCACGGTGCAGTTCCGTGAATGCTGGAATGAGCGAAAATACAACCGTGAAACCGATACGTGGTACGAAGAAGAATTGAGTGCTGACCGTATCCATGTGGTGTATCCGGCGCGTTATGCGTATTCAGGGAAAATGGAGGTGGAGGAGCGGTACCGCGGAATTTTCAAGGCCAATATTTTCCAAACTGAAGGCGCCATCGAGGGCGAAGTGGTCTTCCCGGAATGGGAAAGCCTGCGGACGCGGCAGGGTTCCGGACTGGAGCTGCTGTCGGTTGAAGCCCATATGATACTGAGTGACCTGCGGGGACTCACCCGGGTGCCTGCATTTTTCTGGCAGGACAAAACGCTGGAGATTGAACCGGGGAGTGAGCTGGATTTTGCGGGAAGCGGCATTCATACAACGCTGCCGGAATCGGCTGAACTGTTCGGTGCCCGTTTCGGCTTTGAAGTGGAACTGGCGGTACACGGGATGGGCGAAGTGACGTTTGTGCCGGTCGGAGACCAGAACTGCATCCGGTTGTCTTCCGCCTGGCCGCACCCATCTTTTACCGGCGATTTTCTGGCGACGGAACGGACGGTTTCAGAAAACGGATTTTCGGCGGAATGGAATGTGAACGGCCTGGCCAGCACAGTGCAGCAGGATCTTTCCCATGCCCGGAAAGGCCGCCTGCAGGAAATGGGGGTGAGCCTGATGGATCCGGTCAATGTATATTCGCTGACTGACCGCGCGCTGAAATACGGCTTTCTGTTTATTTTCATCACATTTGCCGCTTTCTTCCTTTTTGAAATGCTGGCGGCGCTGCGGATTCATCCGGTGCAGTATGTTTTTGTCGGACTGGCGCAGGCGGTATTTTTTCTGTTGCTGCTCAGCCTGTCTGAGCACATCGGTTACGGCTTTTCCTATCTGACGGCAACGGTTGCCACGGTGCTGCTGATTACCGTTTATCTGTGCCATGTACTTTGCGGAGTCGGGCGCGGCGGACTCTTCGGCGGGTTGCTCCTGCTGCTCTACGGGGTGCTGTATGCCCTGCTGCAGTCGGAGGATCATGCCCTGGTCGCCGGCTCTGCGCTGGTGTTCGGGCTCATTGCGCTCACGATGATGCTCACCCGGAAGGTCGACTGGTATACCCTGAGTGCGAAGTCCGGGCAGCCGTGA
- a CDS encoding peroxiredoxin: MKCYTTLFALCAGIAVRALEVGQTAPFFTAKDQDGQVWKLEEQLGGKPVLVYFYPAAMTGGCTKQACAYRDYVAAGDSAFNVVGISADSPEGLKIFQTSEKLNFPLLSDPGGAVAEEFGVEVKKGVKTIKRMVAGNEVELTRSATTMRWTFVIGPDGKIIYKSDKVKPTEDLRHVLAALKK, from the coding sequence ATGAAATGCTATACGACACTGTTTGCTCTGTGTGCAGGTATTGCGGTCCGGGCATTGGAAGTGGGGCAGACTGCGCCGTTCTTTACGGCAAAAGATCAGGATGGCCAGGTCTGGAAGCTGGAGGAACAGCTCGGCGGGAAACCCGTTTTGGTCTATTTTTATCCAGCTGCCATGACCGGAGGATGTACGAAACAGGCCTGTGCATATCGCGATTATGTGGCGGCGGGCGATTCAGCGTTTAATGTGGTCGGTATCAGTGCGGACAGTCCGGAGGGACTGAAGATTTTCCAGACTTCGGAAAAGCTCAATTTTCCGCTGTTGTCTGATCCCGGTGGAGCGGTTGCCGAAGAATTCGGGGTCGAAGTCAAAAAAGGGGTAAAGACGATTAAGCGCATGGTCGCCGGCAACGAGGTTGAACTCACGCGGTCGGCAACCACAATGCGCTGGACTTTTGTGATCGGTCCGGATGGAAAAATTATCTACAAATCCGACAAGGTAAAACCGACCGAAGACCTTCGGCATGTACTGGCTGCACTTAAGAAGTAG
- a CDS encoding thioredoxin family protein, which translates to MAFTLEIGERAPSFSLPATDGKTYALDDFSEKFLVIFFTCNHCPYVIGSDENTRQIAEKLQGPDVRFVAINSNSPNTYEEDSWEHMIERMEEHQFPWLYLHDASQDVAEAYGALRTPHFYVFDAERKLVYVGRAIDTPRDHTQSTTHELVDALEELLAGKPVSVPVTNPIGCNVKWDGKDRKWMPPEACDLV; encoded by the coding sequence ATGGCGTTTACTTTGGAAATCGGCGAACGGGCTCCGTCGTTCAGTTTGCCGGCGACGGATGGAAAGACCTATGCACTGGACGATTTCAGCGAGAAGTTTCTGGTGATCTTTTTTACCTGCAACCATTGCCCGTATGTGATCGGGTCGGATGAAAATACCCGGCAGATTGCGGAAAAATTACAGGGTCCGGATGTACGTTTTGTGGCGATTAATTCGAACAGTCCGAATACCTATGAAGAGGATAGTTGGGAGCATATGATTGAGCGGATGGAGGAGCATCAGTTTCCGTGGCTCTATCTGCACGATGCTTCGCAGGATGTGGCGGAAGCCTATGGTGCACTGCGTACACCACATTTCTATGTCTTTGATGCGGAACGGAAACTGGTCTACGTCGGCCGTGCCATTGACACGCCGCGGGATCATACGCAGTCTACCACTCATGAATTGGTAGATGCGCTGGAGGAGTTGCTGGCAGGAAAACCGGTGAGCGTACCGGTAACCAATCCGATCGGCTGCAATGTGAAATGGGATGGAAAGGACCGCAAGTGGATGCCGCCGGAAGCGTGCGATCTGGTCTAA
- a CDS encoding ankyrin repeat domain-containing protein, whose amino-acid sequence MKSIALVLAALLPAAAFAQTSSNAVNTVTQQEVVEAALYGKTDIIKTALEQGFDVNTADPDKRTPLMFAAYNGQTEIVKMLIASGAVIDAQDTTGTTPLMFAASAPSGKDAVMLLLDAGAEINRVDNNEHFTALMWAAAEGQLENVELLLEKGADLALADVDGDTAESFAAKAGHYAVARCLKQAAKDVQTEK is encoded by the coding sequence ATGAAATCTATTGCACTCGTTCTCGCCGCGCTGCTTCCGGCCGCCGCTTTTGCCCAGACTTCGTCGAACGCCGTGAACACGGTCACTCAACAGGAAGTCGTCGAAGCCGCTCTTTATGGAAAAACAGACATTATCAAAACCGCGCTGGAACAGGGCTTCGATGTCAACACAGCCGACCCGGACAAGCGTACACCACTCATGTTTGCCGCGTATAATGGACAGACCGAAATTGTGAAAATGCTGATTGCCTCCGGAGCAGTTATCGATGCTCAGGATACCACGGGAACCACACCGCTCATGTTTGCAGCCAGTGCCCCCAGCGGCAAAGATGCCGTGATGCTGCTGCTCGACGCGGGCGCGGAAATCAACCGCGTGGACAACAACGAACACTTCACCGCCCTCATGTGGGCCGCCGCCGAAGGCCAGCTGGAAAACGTTGAACTGCTGCTCGAAAAAGGGGCCGACCTCGCGCTCGCCGATGTGGATGGCGATACCGCCGAATCATTCGCCGCAAAAGCCGGACACTATGCCGTTGCCCGCTGCCTCAAACAGGCCGCGAAAGACGTACAGACGGAAAAATAA
- the creC gene encoding two-component system sensor histidine kinase CreC — protein sequence MKMRSRLLLTAVLLLSIGFYWLVDWIVRDVRLHYFITMEESLADTSVLLAEQLAGGGGTRPDFEDALVRAREREIAARIYNHTKTNMNLRVVVVDAGSRTVFDSRGDLRRGARYDWRDATLALRGEYGARTTYENPYDAYSTHMYVAAPILSGEEIVGAVAVGKPLVSVTPFMKSARLRLVVSGLAGFTAIVLLLIPVSLWIIQPVRALTRYARAVRDGRKAQRPKLGHGGEMSELADAFEEMRDALEGKQYVEEYVQSLTHEMKSPLAAIQGAAELLDEKMSDEQRRRFLLNIKTESERLHGLVERMLALAAIEKRKELELHEYIDLQVLLEDVADSLLPVAQAKEITIRTSVSNTDILKGDYFLLRQALMNLVMNAIDFSPLNRGVEVAASESQITVKDEGGGIPAYALCRVFERFYSLPRPDGGAKSSGLGLNFVREIARLHGGDVELNNRPEGGVEAVLRWG from the coding sequence ATGAAGATGCGGAGCCGCCTGCTGCTGACGGCCGTGCTGCTGCTGTCGATCGGTTTTTACTGGCTGGTCGACTGGATTGTTCGCGATGTCCGGTTGCATTATTTTATCACCATGGAGGAATCACTGGCGGATACGTCGGTGCTGCTGGCGGAGCAGCTGGCCGGTGGCGGGGGTACCCGTCCGGATTTTGAAGATGCGCTGGTGAGGGCGCGCGAGAGAGAGATTGCTGCAAGGATTTATAACCACACCAAAACCAACATGAATCTGCGGGTGGTGGTTGTGGATGCCGGAAGCCGGACGGTATTTGACTCGCGCGGCGATCTGCGGCGCGGTGCACGGTATGACTGGCGCGATGCAACGTTGGCCCTGCGGGGGGAATACGGGGCACGCACCACCTATGAAAATCCATACGATGCCTACAGTACCCACATGTATGTGGCGGCACCGATTCTGAGCGGAGAGGAGATTGTGGGTGCAGTGGCGGTGGGAAAACCGTTGGTCAGTGTTACCCCGTTTATGAAATCGGCCCGGTTGCGGCTGGTGGTTTCGGGGCTGGCGGGATTTACAGCCATTGTGCTGCTGCTGATTCCGGTTTCGCTCTGGATTATTCAGCCGGTGCGTGCGCTGACGCGGTATGCCCGGGCGGTTCGCGACGGCCGGAAAGCGCAGCGCCCGAAGCTGGGCCATGGCGGGGAAATGAGTGAGCTGGCGGATGCCTTTGAAGAGATGCGGGATGCGCTGGAAGGAAAACAGTATGTCGAAGAATATGTGCAGTCGCTCACCCATGAAATGAAAAGTCCGCTTGCGGCAATCCAGGGGGCGGCGGAACTGCTGGATGAAAAGATGAGTGATGAGCAGCGCCGGCGTTTTCTGCTGAATATCAAAACGGAATCGGAACGACTGCACGGTTTGGTGGAACGGATGCTTGCACTGGCCGCCATTGAAAAACGAAAAGAACTGGAACTGCACGAGTACATTGATCTTCAGGTGCTGTTGGAGGATGTTGCCGACAGCCTGCTGCCGGTGGCGCAGGCCAAAGAAATCACGATTCGCACATCGGTTTCCAATACCGATATTTTGAAAGGCGATTATTTTCTGCTGCGGCAGGCGCTGATGAATCTGGTGATGAATGCGATTGATTTTTCCCCCTTGAACAGGGGGGTTGAAGTGGCGGCATCCGAATCGCAGATCACGGTGAAAGATGAAGGCGGCGGCATTCCGGCCTATGCGCTTTGTCGTGTTTTTGAACGGTTCTATTCGCTGCCGCGTCCCGACGGAGGCGCCAAAAGTTCGGGACTGGGGCTTAATTTTGTGCGTGAAATTGCGCGGTTGCATGGCGGTGATGTGGAGTTGAACAACCGTCCGGAAGGCGGCGTGGAGGCCGTGTTGCGGTGGGGCTGA
- a CDS encoding radical SAM protein: MTKNFKYLFGPVPSRRLGRSLGVDLIPFKTCTMDCTFCQLGETPCAVSERGNYVPMQDVLAELDLWKQKDGQADHITLAGSGEPTLHSHFGDVFRWTKEETEIPSVLLTNGTQLHDPDVRKQAVLADRVKVTLSAWDEESFQQIHRPAKGINFELLVEGERAFRHEYLGELSVEVFIIDGVNSQFDQVKKIAELVQSLSPDRIDINTAVRPPADPSVKPSAEEHLKAVAEIFGPTASVAATFKKQGFQSLDISEAALVGLLKRHPATCSQLAEEFNLAEDKIFKTLRQLVVSGLLYENRRDGDVYFFCRDQ, from the coding sequence ATGACTAAAAACTTTAAATACCTTTTTGGTCCTGTTCCTTCGCGCCGCCTGGGCCGCTCGTTGGGAGTGGATCTGATTCCGTTCAAGACGTGTACGATGGACTGCACCTTTTGTCAGTTGGGCGAAACGCCGTGTGCGGTGAGTGAACGGGGGAACTATGTGCCGATGCAGGATGTGCTTGCCGAGCTGGATTTGTGGAAGCAGAAAGACGGGCAGGCGGATCATATTACGCTGGCTGGTTCCGGTGAGCCGACGCTGCATTCTCATTTCGGGGATGTATTCCGCTGGACGAAAGAGGAGACCGAGATCCCGTCGGTTCTTTTGACGAACGGTACGCAGTTGCACGATCCGGATGTGCGGAAACAGGCGGTGCTGGCGGACCGAGTGAAGGTGACACTGAGCGCCTGGGATGAGGAAAGTTTTCAGCAGATTCACCGCCCGGCAAAAGGGATCAATTTTGAGTTGCTGGTAGAGGGAGAGCGAGCCTTCCGGCACGAATATCTCGGTGAGCTTTCGGTGGAGGTATTTATCATCGATGGCGTAAATTCTCAGTTTGACCAGGTGAAGAAAATTGCAGAACTGGTGCAGTCATTGAGTCCGGACCGAATTGATATCAATACGGCGGTCCGTCCGCCGGCTGATCCGTCAGTAAAACCGTCCGCGGAAGAGCATCTGAAGGCGGTCGCTGAAATTTTCGGTCCGACGGCTTCGGTTGCGGCTACGTTTAAAAAGCAGGGATTCCAGTCGCTGGACATCAGCGAAGCGGCTCTGGTGGGCCTGCTGAAACGACATCCGGCAACCTGCAGTCAGCTGGCCGAAGAGTTTAATCTGGCCGAAGACAAAATATTCAAGACGCTCAGGCAGCTGGTGGTAAGCGGATTGTTGTATGAAAATCGGCGTGACGGCGACGTGTATTTTTTCTGCCGCGATCAATAA
- a CDS encoding peptidoglycan DD-metalloendopeptidase family protein, producing the protein MHRLAPIFAAGLFALGVEAAARKNNVSVGDARRELGIVAAYQGFPERHRISRFAVLEAEGEYYHIFTAELPKARIWRTLVYANSGDYLGYYETVDPPVAYDADALIYAGGDYSSENGDFVEGLFDSGNAYTIRFSAAGPPDEVVFENCTFRFISSPRRIRPDDPAYRFVRLANRLADAINSGRYKTVREYFSAAALARIPEEATVKTLEGVRKKLGRIERVGDPWVQSADTAVLPIIFNEAAAGLKLQVTDDAKIIGLWVQPFKTAFPDIGKNTTPIRLPFDGQWRVLWGGDTRDTSKYFGSRVSHNACEFVVANRFRKTFRNEGRDNRDYFAFGRIVRAPASGTVVGVINGVEDNRPHAPNSFDRLGNAVMIEHSLNEYSVVGHLMKDSITVAVGERVTGGHPIARCGNSGDSSQPSVYFHLQDSARLLAGSGYRPLFRNLYLWKSGGIEVVAEHAPLRGEYVQQRSVSVKGDSAWKRGNSEE; encoded by the coding sequence ATGCATCGACTAGCACCTATCTTTGCGGCGGGCCTGTTTGCACTCGGGGTTGAAGCCGCGGCGCGTAAAAACAATGTCTCGGTGGGAGATGCACGTCGGGAGCTCGGCATTGTGGCGGCGTATCAGGGCTTTCCGGAGCGCCACCGGATCAGCCGGTTTGCTGTGCTGGAGGCGGAGGGGGAATATTATCATATTTTCACGGCGGAGCTTCCAAAGGCTCGAATATGGCGCACACTGGTTTATGCCAACAGCGGGGATTATCTCGGTTATTACGAAACCGTGGACCCTCCGGTTGCTTATGATGCCGACGCTTTGATTTATGCGGGGGGAGACTACAGTTCCGAAAACGGCGATTTTGTGGAAGGTCTTTTTGATTCGGGGAATGCCTACACCATTCGTTTCAGTGCTGCCGGTCCGCCCGATGAGGTGGTGTTTGAAAACTGCACCTTTCGTTTTATTTCATCGCCGCGGCGGATCCGGCCGGATGACCCTGCATATCGGTTTGTTCGGTTGGCAAACCGTTTGGCGGATGCGATCAACAGCGGCCGCTACAAAACGGTTCGCGAATATTTCAGTGCGGCTGCGCTGGCGCGTATCCCTGAAGAGGCTACGGTGAAGACCCTCGAAGGGGTGCGTAAAAAACTCGGGCGTATCGAACGTGTGGGCGATCCGTGGGTGCAGTCGGCCGATACCGCTGTGTTACCGATCATCTTTAACGAAGCTGCCGCAGGGCTGAAATTGCAGGTTACCGATGACGCCAAAATTATCGGGTTGTGGGTGCAGCCCTTCAAAACGGCTTTTCCGGATATTGGAAAAAATACCACACCCATCCGGCTTCCGTTCGATGGGCAGTGGCGGGTGTTGTGGGGTGGTGATACCCGCGACACCAGCAAATATTTCGGCAGCCGGGTGAGCCACAATGCCTGTGAATTTGTGGTGGCGAACCGGTTTCGTAAAACGTTCCGGAATGAAGGTCGCGATAATCGGGATTATTTTGCCTTCGGACGAATTGTTCGTGCACCGGCTTCCGGGACTGTTGTGGGGGTGATTAACGGCGTGGAGGATAATCGGCCGCATGCCCCGAATTCGTTCGACCGACTGGGTAATGCGGTGATGATTGAGCACTCGTTGAATGAATATTCGGTGGTGGGTCATCTGATGAAAGACAGCATTACCGTGGCGGTCGGTGAGCGTGTGACCGGCGGCCATCCGATTGCGCGGTGCGGAAATTCCGGAGATTCCTCGCAACCGAGCGTCTATTTTCATCTGCAGGATTCTGCACGGCTGCTTGCGGGTTCCGGATATCGACCGTTGTTTCGGAACCTCTATCTCTGGAAAAGCGGCGGTATTGAGGTGGTTGCTGAGCACGCGCCGCTGCGCGGCGAGTATGTTCAGCAACGCTCAGTCTCTGTAAAAGGTGACTCCGCGTGGAAGAGGGGAAATTCCGAAGAGTGA
- a CDS encoding phosphopentomutase, giving the protein MKVILIVLDSVGIGAAPDAADYGDAGSATLQHIAETVGGLKLPTLEKLGLGNIRPDFPISGIPAAEKPRASCGALEEQSIGKDTITGHWEICGLEINPGFHNFPMDFPSFPAELLETFEKETGRPILGNKAASGTAIIEELGPEHMKTGAWIAYTSADSVMQLAAHNDVIPLDELYRGCKIARRLCDPLKVGRVIARPFIGKPGNFQRTEDRRDYAYTPEEPLITERLTEAGIPVYAVGKIEDIVAHRGITESIHSGNTVESQQVVEQFLQKKGDGFIFANFIDFDMLYGHRRDPEGYARALQQTDAWLARFLPRLEDDDVLIITADHGNDPTYPGTDHTREYVPLLSYCRTRPAEPLGIRRGFYDIAQTIASLFGISPLPRGVTFYRD; this is encoded by the coding sequence ATGAAGGTGATTCTGATTGTACTCGATTCCGTAGGCATCGGTGCCGCGCCCGATGCCGCCGACTATGGCGACGCCGGCAGTGCAACCCTCCAGCACATCGCGGAAACCGTCGGCGGGCTCAAACTACCCACCCTTGAAAAGCTCGGCCTCGGAAATATCCGCCCCGATTTCCCAATCTCTGGCATTCCGGCTGCGGAAAAACCGCGGGCCTCCTGCGGCGCACTCGAAGAACAATCCATAGGCAAAGATACCATCACCGGCCACTGGGAAATATGCGGCCTCGAAATCAATCCCGGCTTCCACAACTTCCCAATGGACTTTCCCTCTTTTCCCGCAGAGCTCCTCGAAACCTTCGAAAAAGAAACCGGTCGTCCAATCCTTGGAAACAAAGCCGCAAGCGGCACTGCCATCATTGAAGAGCTCGGCCCCGAGCATATGAAAACGGGCGCCTGGATTGCCTACACCAGCGCGGATTCCGTCATGCAGCTCGCCGCCCATAACGACGTCATTCCACTCGACGAACTGTACCGCGGCTGCAAAATTGCCCGGCGTTTGTGCGATCCGCTCAAAGTCGGCCGCGTCATTGCCCGGCCGTTCATCGGAAAACCTGGAAATTTCCAGCGCACCGAAGACCGGCGCGACTATGCCTATACCCCGGAAGAGCCGCTCATCACCGAGCGCCTCACCGAAGCCGGTATTCCCGTTTACGCCGTCGGTAAAATTGAAGACATCGTCGCCCACCGCGGCATCACTGAAAGCATCCATTCCGGAAACACCGTGGAATCACAGCAGGTCGTTGAACAGTTTTTACAGAAAAAGGGCGACGGCTTCATCTTCGCGAATTTTATCGACTTCGATATGCTCTACGGTCACCGCCGCGACCCCGAAGGTTATGCCCGCGCACTGCAGCAAACCGATGCCTGGCTCGCGCGCTTTCTTCCACGGCTTGAAGACGATGATGTACTGATTATCACGGCCGATCACGGGAATGACCCGACCTACCCAGGCACTGATCACACTCGGGAATATGTCCCCCTGCTTTCCTATTGCCGCACACGCCCCGCCGAACCTTTAGGCATTCGCAGGGGTTTCTACGACATTGCACAGACCATTGCCTCACTCTTCGGAATTTCCCCTCTTCCACGCGGAGTCACCTTTTACAGAGACTGA
- a CDS encoding nucleoside deaminase, which translates to MAFSESFLHEAIRLSREKMEAREGGPFAAVIVKNGELISRGWNCVTSENDPTAHGEVMAIRKACRKLGTFNLEGCEIYSSCEPCPMCMAAIYWARLDAVYFAGDMADAAKAGFDDRELYAEMARPWPARKIDMQQALQNEARAVFQAWEALPDKVPY; encoded by the coding sequence ATGGCCTTCTCCGAATCCTTCCTGCACGAAGCCATCCGGCTTTCCAGAGAAAAAATGGAAGCCCGCGAAGGCGGGCCGTTCGCCGCGGTTATTGTTAAAAACGGCGAGCTTATTTCCAGAGGCTGGAACTGTGTCACCTCCGAAAACGATCCCACCGCTCACGGCGAAGTGATGGCGATCCGGAAAGCCTGCCGGAAACTTGGAACATTTAATCTGGAAGGCTGTGAAATCTATTCCAGCTGCGAACCCTGCCCCATGTGCATGGCCGCCATCTACTGGGCACGGCTCGACGCCGTCTATTTTGCCGGCGATATGGCCGATGCCGCCAAAGCCGGTTTTGATGACCGGGAACTCTATGCCGAAATGGCCCGCCCCTGGCCGGCGCGGAAAATAGACATGCAGCAGGCCCTGCAAAACGAAGCCCGCGCAGTTTTTCAGGCATGGGAAGCACTGCCCGATAAAGTACCTTATTGA